The Silene latifolia isolate original U9 population chromosome Y, ASM4854445v1, whole genome shotgun sequence sequence agaataataGCATAAACTACTAAAATGATCTCTAAAATGTGTGTAAcatgaggtataaaacatcatataaaagacacgcatcagtaagAAAATACCGACTACCAGTGGATGCAGGAGTACGATAATCTCCCCATAAATCAACATGAATAAGCTCAAAAATATTCTTAGCTTTATTCTCACTAATAATAAATTTCTCCCGTGTTTACTTGGCATGTAAACAAATGTCACAAATTGAAGTatcatgtttttgagttttattagtAATAAATGGCAAATAATTAACTACTCTTCTTGAAGGGTGTCCCAATTTACGATGTCAGGTGTCAGCTGTATTGTCATCGGCCATGGCTCCATTAACCCGTTATTGTCGTAGTCCTTGAAGAAGATATAGCCTCCCCTTCTGTTCACCAGTACCAATCGTCTTCTTCGTTATGTGGTCCTGTATAACACAAGATTTATCAGTAAAACTAATATCGCAATTAAGATCCGTGGACAATTGATAGACAGAGATAAGGCTACAATTAAAATCGGGTACGAAAAGAACGTTATTTAGGACCAATTTTCCACCCAAGCAAACACGCCCTTCCTTAGTGGATTTTGCAAATTTCCCATTTGGAAGGGTTACCATACAAGGCTTCACGTCTTGTATGTCTTCTAAAATTTCCGAACAACCCGTCATATGATGGGTGGCTCCGGAATCAAGTAACCAAAGCATATTATGATCCGTCTTACCATTCATTCGCACTTTGGAAGATGACGCTTTAGCACTATTGACATAAGCCTCCCATTGCTCCTTTGGTACATTGACAAAGTCCTTAGCATTGCCACCATCTCCTGTATCATCAGTTGTTCGAGTAGTCTGAGCAGCACTCGGACCAGCAGCTGCAGTGTGTGCAGTACCCCTGCCCTGACCAGAGACGTGACCTCCACTTCCACTTCTGCCTCCGCGGCCTCAACGACCTCCACGCGCACCTCCTTTGTTCCTATCTCTCCAGCCTTTCGGATAGCCAATGATGTCGAAACAGGTTGCGATTGAATGCCCATATTTGTCGCAATTTTCACAAAATGGACGTTGCGACGGATGTTGCGTCTCTGATTCTTTATCATATGCTTCCCTTGATCTTGGAACATTAACAGCAGGTGTATAGCGTGCAGCGAAACCAATCGGTTCAGCCCTGTTTTCTCCGCTCCTAGTATCAGTAGCGCGGACTGCCTTACCTCTAACTCCTTCTTCTTGAATCAAAGTGGAGTATGCTCAGTTAAGACTAGGCAAAGGTTCCTGTAAAAGCAAACTCGAGGCAACGGTTGAATACGAACTAGCAATGTCGAGCAAGAAATCATGGAGTTTACCTTCATCTCTTTTCTTATCTAACTGTTTGTTCAAATCACATTTACAGCCTCCACAAGTGCAATTCGGATTCCTGTCATACTTGTCAAGATCGTCCCAAAGTTTCTTAAGACGACCGTAATAATCAGTGATTGACTATTCACTGCCTTGTTTGCAATCATGTATCGAGCCCTTAATTCGATGCAATTTCGGGCCGTTACCAACGCCAAAACGTTGTTCTATATCATCCCacaattgttttgcctcttctacGTAAGAAATAATTGAACCAAGGCTAGGTTCAATTGTGTTAAAAATCCAATTAACGATCATGGTGTTAACCATGTACCAGTCCTCAAGATCTTCAGAATCATCCGCGGGTTTCTTTATCGTCTCGTCAATGAATCCAGTTTTCTTTTTCGAACGCAGTGCACCGCGCAATTTGATGGACCATTCATCATAATTATCTCCATTTaattcaacaacaatcaatatgTCCCTTGATTTATCAGAGGTTGAAAGAAAATATGGACTAAGTTTCGTACCTTTTGCCATACCGTCAGACTCGGACTCGGAATCTGCGTGACTACCGTCGGCCTTGGGATCAGATTCAGTGTGAGAATCGGTTTATGAACCGTGACTACTATTGCTCATAGGACGCTAGAAAGACCTAGCTCTGATTACCATGTAAGAACATACGTAGGAACATGTGAATTGGGAAAAAggtgttttgtatatattgtgtgcATAATTACAAGACGACGTATCTATATATACATATGTGACGATACCAAAACCCTATGACAAAAGGACATACCGGAATATGGAAACTATCCATAAAACCCAATATTGACATAATACAATTAACATTAACTCGCTCGTAATATCTTAACATATTATGTTAGGATACAGTTAAGTTCTATGGTTAAGCCTTTCAGTTAAATTTCAATCAATTGGGAGTTTATTTGTTTTCTACTGTGGTTCAGTTGAATAATGGAGATAGCAGATTCAGTTGAATCGATCTTGAACCTCAATACTGCTCCTCCAACATTCAGAGTTCAATCGCCATGTTTGTAATGTGCAGGTTTTTTTTCTTATTACTTTTAGCTTATTGTTTTCATTGTTCTGGttatgttgttttgtttatgcttAAATATTTTTTATTTACTAAAGTACAAACATATGATGCACTAATTTAGGATGGATGTCGCCAAAATCTTAAGAGTATAATGTATTTACTGCTTTGAAAGTTTTAAACTATTAAGTGATAGAGGGTTTTTGTACCACATTGTTGGAGATGTCTTCGTATTTTTCAAATTCTCCATCCTCTATTCATTTTGAGTTAGGGGAGGGGTTAATTAGTTGGTTCTTGGAACTAATATTATGTTCGCTTCTATCTTGTTGCCTTTTATTTTAAAAAGAAATAGCAGCAGAATAGAAAAACAAGAATGATTaagaattttatgcaatcatttgggTTCTTTCTTAAACTAATGTGTGCTTATGAATATAATGTGAAAACAAATTCCCAAGGTTTATAGTGGGCTGAACACTGGACGTTTCTCAAATTTTTTCTTGTTGTTGCTGTATAGTTTGCATAATGTCTTTATTAGTTgttgatttttttaaaaaaattttaatGAATTGATAAGTACTTGTGCTAGCatgaaaaattgattaaataatctTGGTTCAGTTTGTGGAATCTCAAATGTAGCATGGCTCTAGGTGAAGTTCGCTGCTAATAAACAACCACTAACGTCGTATAAAGTGAGTCTTTTATATCTCTGACTTTGGTCTAAATTTTTTTATCCTGCGGAAAAAACTGTCTGGTAACAAATAATTTGCCTTAGATTGGTGATATGGATAAAGGCCGAGTGTGGATAATGGACAGAATATTGGATGCTATATGCCTCCTTATACAACAAAAGCTTCAATCTTGCGGTGAATGCAATTATATTGTGTATTCACTAAGTAAAAAAGCTCAAGTTATTGTGTAGATCCGTCCCAAAAATGGCGAGTCAAGGCGTGCCATCGGGTCTATTTTTAAGGAATGACAGATTAGGGAATTCTTCTAAATGTGATGAACACTGGCGAATCATTATCATATTAAGCTAAGTATGAGACTAATTTCGTTATTTTGTTTCATCCGACTTGCTCCACAGATTCGGGAATTCTTATGAATTTGATCACATTACATTAGATTGACTTCTACATGGTCTCATATACAGTTTGCCTACAATACTCTTTTTTATTGATTTCAGTTGTACAACAGGGCCGGTCTCATTTAACGTGATGACTTCAGCACCAACTGTGGTTGGTTTTGTGGGACTAGATGATATTAGCTTCGACTTGGCTACTTCACTACTTCGCTTTGGCTACATTGTCAAAGCTTTTCATTCTCAGGTAAGTCAACTTTAATTATGTTTCGCTCTCTTTCCATATTCTTTAGGGCACACATTTTCATTTGATTGCCTTTATATTGTCAACTTAAATTATGTTGAACAAATGttcgggacagagggagtagtttTATTTGATTCTTTCATATTTTTTGTTAAACAAAATTCTCATAGTGTTGTATTTGTTGTCCTGTCCTGTATTTTGCAGGCCTTTCCCTTTGATATAGCGTGCATATTAATGAATAAGTTCAGTTGGCAGCATTTTTCATTGTATTATTCTGAATTCTCCTCTTTTACGGTGTATATGCAACAACAATATTTTTTTTAGAATGTATTACTCTTGGCCGATCTAGGATCTTTTTTCGTCAAGTTGACCATCTACACATAATGTGAGAAATTTGGAAAGGCTATAGCTCAAAATGCTTGGAAATGTTGTCACATTTTCATTCTGATAATTAAGGGGCGTTAGTCAAGCTGCAGTTAAGTTTGAGATAGTTTCATATGTTTGCACAATGATTTACCGATTTGTTTCACACCCATATATGGCTGACTAGATTAAGTTTGTGTTCCTCAAAATAGTTAaagcaatttatttatttcttatgtTTCAGTGTTCGAGTTTGCAAATTTACAAGGGATACAAACTCGTCAGATCTAAAAGAATGTGTTCTTCATATCCAAGATCTGCAACTAGATAGAAGAGGAGCATCGTTATAGAATATGTAATGTAGATTAGGAGCATCTTTGGtgacattgatatttcggataattcacgtggtacccctgaAAGTGGCCAACTTTGcacaaaatacccaaatttttgatccaaaaaacttaaagaggccataactcgtgtttacgaactcagaaagtgaataattttttttttcaaatcgatcatctttccgagtactacgatttgaaaaaaaaagtttggcgagtttggaactcgtgaccaggagatatgctcactcaaagtttgttcggtcggAAAAAATTTGATGCACAATAACTCCTAGTaggggaatccaaatgcgacaatttttttttttttaaattgtagTACTCAGAAAGATAagtgatttggaaaaaaaattcgtcacttttggaactcgtaaacacgagttatgacctctttaagattttcggatcaaaaatttgggtatttcgtgcaaagtggcaaaccttatgggtaccgcgtgaattatccgttGATGTTTTTGTTATATTGAATGAGATTGATATAAGTTTGTCGGACTTGTATTGTTTAGAATATTATTTTGGTAGTTACATTTCTATTCACATGTCTTATTTGTTCATCTATAATATTTAGAATTATCAAATTGATATGGAGGTGCGGTGCTGCagaaataaaaaaatatatataaatttttCACGACGGTTCCATTAGAAACGACGtgaaaaaattaaatatttcaaaaatatttCGCCTTTAATGGCGGTTCTTCGCCAAACAACCGAcattataattacctttagtgTCGGTTTTgtaacaacaaccgttgttatgCTAAACTTTTACGATGGTTCTTTcaaaagaaccgttgttatagaGAACATGGTGTGGTGCAATGATATTATTGAAatacctatggtggcggttttcaaacaataaccgccattatagatgagttacagtggcggttcttgtctaacaaccgtCATTTTATATAATcctataatggcggttttgtttAAAAACCGCCACCGTAGGTAAGCTAtagtggcggttgtacaaccgccgcaAAGTATAAACAACCCCGTGATATACGGCGCACCCAAAATCTGTAAAAACCGCCACAAAAAGGCCATTTATAACCGCCGCTATAGGgtttttttctactagtgagaACTCATAGAAACCCATGCTAGTCAAGTTAATAATGCCATTGTCATTCACTCAGCTTCTCCTAGAAGAAGTACAAGATTGAATTCAACCCCTGTAATTCAAGTTTTAGCTGTGACTATGAATTCTTCTCAGCCAACCCCTGTGactaaaaataaacttaaaattcCCAAGCCAACTGCATTGAGAAAGGGGGTATATGTGTCAAAGGTTCAAAGTCAAGGGAGTAATTTGGGTGAAGGCAGTAGTAGAAGGTGTAGAAGAAATGTAAGAGGTGCTTATGATAACATAAGTGATGGTTCAGAGAGTGATGGATCTTATATACCCACTGATGAAGAGGTGGGTGATGATGAGGCTGACTTGAGTGACTTGGAGGTTGAGGACAACATTATCATGTCTAGTTTAAGTATGATTGATGATGGGTATATACCATTTCAGAATCATGTGTGGTCAGGTGAGGAGGGGTCCTATTGTGGTCAAGTTTGTGAGAATGGTGAAGTATATGATAATTAGGAATTTGGAAATATTAGGATTAGAGCTTGGATGTTATTTATGGACAAGGATCATTTTAAAGATGTGTTGAGAGACTATTGTGTTCAGGAAGGCTTTACTGTTGTTGTTGTCAAGGCTGACAATAAAAGGTACACAACAGATTGTGCAACATTGACATGTCAATGGAGAATTCATGCTTCAGTCCTCCCTGATGGTACAACTTGGGCTATCAAGTCTATAAGGAATCTCAACATGGGTGTGCAGGGATTAAGAAAAAGAATCCAATGGCCAACTGTGTGTAGGTAGCAAGAAAAATGTTAGAGGATATAAGGGCAAATAATGCAATTTCAGCTCAGTCAATTAAGGACCTTCTGATGGAAAGATATGGGATTGAAATGGCAACTTCAATTATCTACAAAGCCAAAGACACAGCCTTAATGGAAATAAATGGTGGCCATGATGAGTCCTACAGGCAACTTCCTAGATACTGTGAAGTTATAAAATCAACAAATCCTGGCAGTGTTGCCCACTGTGCATGGGTACCTATGGACAGTCCAGAGAGACCCCTACAATTCAAGAGTATTTGCATTGCCTTCCAAGCACAATGTAAAGGGTTATTAAGAGGGTGTAAGAGTTTGATTGGTGTGAATGGGACACAGTTAAAGGGAATTATGGTAGTGTTCTTTTATCTGCAGTTGCTATGGATGACAACAATGAGTTGTTCCCTGTTGCTATAGCTTTTGTTGAGTCAGAAAACAAAGAAACATGGAGAAATTTCTTTTGACATTTAAAGCAAATTCCGAAAGACTTTGGGAGTAATAACTGGACAATTATTTCAGACAGGCATAAGGTAAACTAATTATATAAGCTAATAATGTACTAATTTAGTTACTAATTTTGTTTTCACTATTTTTATGTAAACTACTAATGTACTTTTTGTGAAAGGGAGTGGAACCTGCATTAGAGTCAATCTGGCCTAAATCTTATAGGAGATTTTGTGCTAGACATTTATGCAAGAATTTTAAGACAGCATACCCTTGCCTTCTTATGCATCAACTATTTTGGAAGGTTGTTAATGCAACTTCTGAGTACATCTTCAAGAAAGCTATGGAGGCTGTGGTACAACATGGAGGGCTAGGTGCTGCTAGGTTGTTACTTGATTTAGGTGACAAGGAAATTTGGACTAAGCATAAATTTAACCCTACTTTATCATCTGATGAAAACACTTCTAAATTTGTGAAAAGTTTCAATGCAACATTAGGGATACACAGATGTAACCATGTGCTTAGTATGCTTGAAGGTATTAAtttatttgcatttttatttcacAGATGTATCTTATTTCAATCTTTATTGCTTTCTTTACTTGCACGTTGTTGAATGCTGAAACTTGGCTTAGGTGTTAGGAGAATTGTTATGCGCAGGCATGCAACTAGGCAGCATATAGTTGACTTCTGGCCTGATGATGGCATATGTCCCAATATATTGGAGAGGCTAAAGGTTCTTACTAAGAAGTCTAGGACATGCCATGCCTAGAATTCTAGTTTTGGTAAATATGAAGTAAGTGAAGGACGTGCATACTACCCTGTTAACTTAgttgagagaacttgctactatGGTGAATGCCAGATAGGTGGCATTACTTGTAGGCATGCCATTAGTGCTATCTTGACTGCTGATAAAAAGCCAAGTGATTATGTTACTGTCAAGTGCAAGAAGTGTGGGGAGCAAAGGAAAGGGAAGAGGTCTGTTACTGTCAAGTGCAAGAAGTGTGGCTGTTTTGGACATAACTCCAAAACTTCTAAAGGAAGAGTTACTGCTAGAGATAGACAAGAAGTGCAAGGAAACTCCAGCAAGAAACGTACAAACCAAGTAGTAACTCGCAACACAACTCCATTGTTTAACTCTCTTCAACAGTTAGAGACTGCTGTTCTGACCAGTACTCAAGCATCTGCATCAACAACTAGAGAAGAAGGAACAAgcaaggaaaagaaaaggaagacagCCTGAAGATGTTTGTAATGTCAGTTGGAGTTTTTGATATATTTTGCAAGCCTGAATATGACCATGTTAATCAGTGGCTT is a genomic window containing:
- the LOC141633237 gene encoding uncharacterized protein LOC141633237 isoform X1, encoding MFVMCSCTTGPVSFNVMTSAPTVVGFVGLDDISFDLATSLLRFGYIVKAFHSQAFPFDIACILMNKFSWQHFSFVRVCKFTRDTNSSDLKECVLHIQDLQLDRRGASL
- the LOC141633237 gene encoding uncharacterized protein LOC141633237 isoform X2 — its product is MTSAPTVVGFVGLDDISFDLATSLLRFGYIVKAFHSQAFPFDIACILMNKFSWQHFSFVRVCKFTRDTNSSDLKECVLHIQDLQLDRRGASL